Proteins from a genomic interval of Magnetovibrio sp. PR-2:
- a CDS encoding LysE family translocator: MSPEFLLTSLIVVIMPGTGVIYTLAQGLSGGKRAALAATVGCTFGIVPHMAASIFGLAAILHTSAVAFQVVKFAGVAYLFYLAWSSLKDGGALDIPKDQPQKRALKIASHGFLINILNPKLSIFFLAFLPQFVPTASDTALWDMMGLSAVFMALTAIVFAIYGLAAAHMQVLMLNRPAVLKWLKRGFAGAFGALGVRLALADR; encoded by the coding sequence ATGTCCCCAGAATTTTTGCTGACCTCTCTCATCGTCGTGATCATGCCCGGCACCGGGGTGATTTATACACTGGCCCAAGGCTTAAGTGGTGGCAAACGCGCAGCCTTGGCCGCGACGGTGGGCTGCACATTTGGGATTGTGCCGCACATGGCCGCAAGCATCTTTGGCCTCGCCGCCATTTTGCACACCAGCGCGGTGGCGTTCCAAGTGGTGAAATTCGCCGGCGTGGCCTATCTGTTTTATCTGGCGTGGAGCAGCCTCAAAGACGGTGGCGCGCTGGACATCCCTAAGGATCAGCCGCAAAAACGCGCGCTGAAAATCGCCAGCCACGGTTTTCTGATCAACATCTTGAATCCAAAACTTTCGATCTTCTTTTTGGCGTTCCTGCCCCAGTTCGTGCCCACTGCATCCGACACCGCGCTGTGGGATATGATGGGCCTGTCTGCCGTATTCATGGCGCTAACCGCCATCGTGTTCGCAATCTACGGTTTGGCCGCCGCGCACATGCAGGTGCTGATGTTGAACCGCCCGGCGGTGCTCAAATGGCTCAAGCGCGGATTTGCCGGAGCCTTTGGCGCGCTGGGTGTGCGCTTGGCATTGGCGGACAGATAA
- the gshB gene encoding glutathione synthase yields the protein MTRPLKVALQMDPIQDVDIDADSTFAIGLEAKRRGHELYYYHPDDLIFEDGQVLAKMQKIELRREAGNHVSLDDVRLVDLSTLDVVWLRQDPPFDMAYITTTYLLDMLPSTTMVVNNPTEVRNNPEKLYIARFPELVPPTLITRNVEQIKAFRAKHEDIIVKPLYGNGGAGVFHVKPDDENLGSLLEMFLEGLREPLVVQAYLKDVRQGDKRIILVDGEPVGAINRVPQAGEARSNMHAGGRPEQTDLNPRDLEICATIGEDLRQRGLLFVGIDVIGGYLTEINVTSPTGLQEIRRFDGVALEEKIWDAIEAKVST from the coding sequence ATGACCCGCCCCCTTAAAGTCGCCCTGCAAATGGACCCCATTCAAGACGTCGATATCGACGCTGACAGTACGTTCGCCATCGGTTTGGAGGCGAAACGACGCGGTCACGAGCTGTATTATTACCACCCGGATGATCTTATTTTCGAAGACGGCCAAGTGCTCGCGAAGATGCAAAAAATCGAGCTGCGCCGTGAAGCCGGAAACCACGTTTCCCTTGATGATGTACGACTAGTGGATTTGAGCACCCTAGATGTGGTGTGGCTGCGCCAAGACCCGCCCTTTGACATGGCCTACATCACGACCACCTATTTGTTGGATATGCTGCCCTCAACGACAATGGTAGTTAACAACCCGACCGAGGTGCGCAACAACCCCGAAAAACTCTACATCGCGCGCTTCCCAGAGCTTGTCCCGCCGACCCTGATCACGCGCAATGTGGAGCAAATCAAAGCGTTCCGCGCCAAGCACGAAGACATCATCGTCAAGCCGCTCTACGGCAACGGCGGTGCCGGGGTGTTTCACGTCAAACCGGACGATGAAAATTTAGGTTCCCTGCTGGAAATGTTTTTGGAAGGCCTGCGCGAACCGTTGGTGGTTCAGGCGTATCTCAAAGACGTGCGCCAAGGCGACAAACGCATCATTTTGGTCGACGGCGAACCCGTGGGCGCCATCAATCGGGTACCGCAAGCAGGCGAAGCGCGCTCCAACATGCATGCGGGCGGGCGACCGGAACAAACCGACCTCAACCCACGGGACTTGGAAATCTGCGCCACCATCGGCGAAGATTTAAGGCAACGCGGCCTGTTGTTTGTCGGCATTGATGTCATCGGCGGCTATCTCACCGAAATCAACGTCACCTCGCCCACCGGCCTGCAGGAAATCCGCCGTTTTGACGGTGTAGCGCTGGAAGAAAAAATCTGGGATGCTATTGAGGCTAAAGTCTCCACCTGA
- a CDS encoding transglutaminase family protein, whose protein sequence is MSGPGARERLRAYGQHEDADIPLATAALDLAQWSEPHLNLAPYHRHLQLLSSDVRAYIGADEGDSALAIEAARQILARRYGYCYLDDAVVQVNQVRTIDRRCGGAETLAILYAHVLSEHVHNLELLAFSTRILLGIPVGGERLLIDPLSDGRPVSARHMRQMLSSAKDGPQDLTLLDLKPLSSRQILLRLQDGVKTHQLRHAAPEAATQALEASILLAPNEPRLWRELGVLYARQDQLLDAARALERFLTLPGNDAQRYTASQLLQELTHRINKGDL, encoded by the coding sequence ATGAGCGGGCCGGGTGCTCGCGAACGTCTCCGCGCCTATGGTCAGCATGAGGACGCCGACATTCCTTTGGCGACGGCCGCGCTTGATCTTGCGCAATGGAGCGAACCCCATCTGAATTTGGCGCCCTACCACCGTCATTTGCAGCTGTTGTCTTCCGACGTGCGGGCCTACATCGGCGCGGATGAGGGCGACAGCGCCTTGGCCATAGAAGCCGCCCGACAAATCTTGGCGCGGCGCTATGGCTATTGTTACCTCGACGATGCTGTGGTTCAGGTTAACCAGGTGCGCACCATCGACCGGCGGTGCGGCGGGGCAGAAACCTTAGCGATTTTGTACGCCCATGTGTTGTCTGAACACGTTCACAACCTTGAGCTTTTGGCCTTTTCCACACGCATATTGTTAGGCATCCCCGTCGGCGGCGAGCGGCTTTTGATCGACCCCCTGTCCGATGGCCGCCCCGTTTCCGCCCGACACATGCGCCAGATGCTCAGCTCAGCCAAAGACGGGCCCCAAGACCTGACACTGTTGGATCTCAAACCCCTGAGTTCGCGCCAAATTTTGCTGCGTCTTCAAGACGGCGTCAAAACCCACCAGCTGCGCCACGCCGCACCGGAGGCAGCTACCCAAGCCCTTGAAGCGTCAATCCTTTTGGCCCCAAACGAACCGCGGTTGTGGCGGGAGCTGGGTGTTTTGTACGCCCGCCAAGACCAATTGTTGGACGCGGCACGTGCGCTGGAACGGTTTTTAACGTTGCCGGGCAACGACGCACAGCGCTATACAGCTTCCCAACTGCTGCAAGAGCTCACGCACCGCATCAACAAAGGTGATCTATGA
- a CDS encoding BON domain-containing protein encodes MFSGSRTLLVLITVLGLGLGVSACTPVGLVLGGAAGVGVSAYSERGVDGVARDLALTSRVLEKLSSHDHTFIAKVGVDVYESRALLTGQLDSEDQRADAVRLAWQVDGIVDVINEIHVTTEGGILNTARDAWISTQLEAKLTFDKKVLAINYMIETTGATVYLMGIAQSDTELQRVRDHARSIDYVRRIVSHVRVKQPLPDYDPNTAPNTASVK; translated from the coding sequence ATGTTTTCCGGTTCGCGCACCCTTTTGGTTTTGATCACTGTTTTGGGCTTAGGCCTTGGCGTTTCGGCGTGCACGCCTGTGGGTTTGGTCTTGGGCGGAGCCGCTGGTGTCGGCGTGTCGGCCTATTCCGAACGCGGCGTTGACGGCGTGGCGCGGGACTTGGCGCTCACCAGCCGGGTGTTGGAAAAACTCAGCAGCCATGATCACACCTTCATCGCCAAAGTCGGTGTCGATGTTTATGAGAGCCGGGCCTTGCTGACCGGGCAACTGGACAGCGAAGACCAACGCGCCGACGCCGTACGCCTGGCTTGGCAAGTGGACGGCATTGTCGACGTGATCAACGAAATTCACGTCACCACCGAAGGCGGCATTTTAAACACCGCACGCGACGCCTGGATTTCCACACAGCTGGAAGCCAAATTAACCTTCGACAAAAAAGTTTTGGCCATCAACTATATGATCGAAACCACAGGGGCCACGGTATATCTCATGGGCATTGCCCAGTCCGATACAGAATTACAGCGGGTCCGCGATCATGCACGATCCATCGATTATGTGCGCCGCATTGTTTCACATGTGCGTGTCAAACAACCCCTACCGGATTACGACCCAAATACAGCACCCAACACAGCTAGCGTAAAATGA
- a CDS encoding YraN family protein: MSKPSSSPKAQPSTARVRAQKRGRWAETLVAWGLRLQGWRIVGRNYKTHVGELDLAAKRGKLLVFVEVKARSDVQTALDAITPKQRGRIERAAQQFLIHHPPLQACDIRFDVAMVTGFLRFKYLKDAWRP; encoded by the coding sequence TTGAGTAAACCGTCCTCATCCCCCAAAGCCCAACCCAGCACTGCCCGGGTGCGCGCGCAAAAACGTGGGCGCTGGGCAGAAACCCTGGTGGCGTGGGGATTGCGGCTGCAAGGGTGGCGTATCGTTGGGCGCAATTACAAAACCCATGTGGGGGAACTAGACCTGGCCGCCAAACGCGGCAAACTGTTGGTTTTTGTCGAAGTCAAAGCCCGGTCCGACGTGCAAACGGCCCTAGACGCCATCACCCCCAAACAGCGCGGGCGTATTGAGCGCGCGGCGCAGCAGTTTTTAATCCATCACCCCCCGCTCCAAGCTTGCGACATTCGTTTTGACGTTGCAATGGTTACGGGTTTTCTGCGATTTAAATACCTTAAAGACGCATGGCGCCCGTAA
- a CDS encoding penicillin-binding protein activator encodes MTIRTVFRTSLMAAASALLLVACQQTTGSDPQLANTKPETAPSSNGTYAASGGTGPQIVARAQQPKPHPRPPVLPSLEDLIGRLPTASPHTAQPSQSVEPPPVPLARGLRVAVLLPLSGANQRVGAAMLNAAQMALFDFAGTDFEVLVHDTQGTPDGAREAARLAIGDGAQLIVGPLLAPSVRAVTELAQLANVPVMAFSSDRSVVGPGVYTMGFFPGDEVSRVVQYATAKGLKRFALLAPEGPYGEKVSATFNAAVWQAGGVVVESQFYDPNLSDFSEPVKRIAHYNERRGALVAQRNALKAKGDEVSQLALKRLGNLQTIGELPYDALLVADGGRRLIAVSAMLPFYDIDPNKVQIMGTGQFDEPGLGAEPALVGSWYAAPNPDTRQKFSDEYLSAYGNRPHRLATLAYDATALAVLLGPHKYDANVLADVGGFSGKDGLFRFNQNGEAERGLAVMEVRRKDAKIIDPAPTAF; translated from the coding sequence ATGACCATTCGCACAGTTTTCCGCACGTCTTTGATGGCCGCCGCCAGCGCACTGCTGTTGGTGGCGTGTCAGCAGACCACTGGGTCCGATCCGCAACTGGCCAATACAAAACCCGAAACTGCACCGTCTTCGAACGGAACATATGCGGCGTCTGGGGGCACCGGCCCGCAAATTGTGGCGCGCGCCCAGCAGCCCAAACCACATCCCCGCCCGCCGGTGCTGCCGTCTTTGGAAGACTTGATTGGGCGCTTGCCGACCGCGAGCCCGCACACGGCTCAACCGAGCCAAAGTGTCGAGCCACCGCCCGTGCCCCTGGCGCGCGGGCTGCGTGTGGCTGTGTTGTTGCCGCTTTCAGGTGCTAATCAACGGGTTGGCGCGGCCATGTTGAACGCGGCGCAAATGGCGCTGTTCGATTTTGCCGGCACCGATTTCGAAGTCTTGGTGCACGACACCCAAGGCACACCCGACGGGGCGCGCGAAGCCGCGCGTTTGGCCATTGGCGATGGCGCACAGCTGATCGTCGGGCCCTTGTTGGCCCCGTCGGTGCGCGCGGTGACGGAGCTTGCACAACTGGCCAATGTGCCGGTGATGGCGTTTTCATCCGATCGTTCCGTGGTCGGCCCTGGGGTTTACACCATGGGTTTTTTCCCGGGCGACGAAGTTTCACGCGTGGTCCAATACGCCACCGCCAAGGGCTTGAAACGGTTTGCTTTGTTGGCGCCGGAAGGGCCTTACGGCGAAAAGGTTTCGGCGACGTTCAACGCGGCGGTGTGGCAAGCGGGCGGCGTTGTGGTTGAAAGCCAGTTTTACGATCCCAACCTGTCGGACTTTTCCGAGCCGGTCAAACGCATTGCCCACTATAACGAACGCCGCGGCGCTTTGGTGGCGCAGCGCAACGCCTTGAAAGCCAAGGGGGACGAGGTCTCTCAGCTGGCGTTGAAGCGTTTGGGCAATCTGCAAACCATCGGTGAGCTGCCCTATGACGCTTTGCTGGTGGCCGACGGTGGCCGGCGTTTGATCGCGGTGTCGGCGATGCTGCCGTTTTACGACATCGACCCCAACAAAGTGCAAATTATGGGCACGGGGCAGTTTGACGAGCCAGGTCTGGGCGCCGAGCCCGCATTGGTGGGCAGTTGGTACGCCGCCCCCAATCCCGACACCCGCCAGAAATTTTCCGACGAATATCTCAGCGCGTATGGCAACCGCCCGCACCGCTTGGCGACGTTGGCCTATGACGCGACCGCTTTGGCGGTTTTGTTGGGCCCGCACAAATACGATGCGAACGTGTTGGCGGACGTGGGTGGATTTTCCGGCAAAGACGGCTTGTTCCGCTTCAATCAAAACGGCGAGGCCGAGCGCGGTCTGGCGGTGATGGAGGTGCGGCGCAAAGACGCAAAGATTATCGATCCCGCACCGACGGCGTTTTAA
- the hemW gene encoding radical SAM family heme chaperone HemW — protein MAKRPPPLVSPPTADSLALYVHWPWCLSKCPYCDFNSRANVPSSVDQDHYRTAILQDLKHYASQTSSRTLTSVFFGGGTPSLLDPDTVHAILETASDQWAVDPSCEITLEANPTSVEAAKFRAFRDAGVNRVSVGVQALNDEDLQRLGREHSVEEALGAVDIAQAVFDRYSIDLIYARPGQGEGDWADELEYALGLVTDHISLYQLTVEPGTDFFRQNVSEAEEDMAADLYQLTQEMCDADGLPAYEVSNHARPGAESRHNLSYWQGGDYIGIGPGAHGRITQNGTTHATHQIADPARWLAKVDSQGHGTAKSSELTRSEREEELILTGLRLSEGLNSEQFEAQTGTPLMQCLNGRSVENLSNAGLLEISKHGICTTDAGRLMLNGIIAQLLDDGRTDDPEPDPFAGFSGGKMN, from the coding sequence ATGGCCAAACGTCCTCCCCCTTTGGTGAGCCCGCCGACAGCTGACAGCTTAGCGCTTTATGTGCACTGGCCCTGGTGCTTGTCCAAATGTCCGTACTGCGATTTCAACTCCCGCGCAAACGTGCCGTCCAGCGTCGATCAGGACCACTATCGCACCGCAATTTTGCAGGATTTAAAACATTACGCAAGCCAAACAAGTAGCCGCACGCTCACATCCGTGTTCTTCGGCGGCGGCACGCCCAGCCTCTTGGACCCCGACACCGTGCACGCAATTTTAGAGACTGCCAGCGATCAATGGGCGGTTGATCCCAGCTGTGAAATCACTTTGGAAGCTAACCCCACATCCGTCGAAGCCGCCAAGTTCCGCGCCTTTCGCGATGCCGGCGTCAATCGCGTTTCGGTTGGGGTACAAGCTCTAAATGATGAAGATTTACAACGCCTTGGCCGCGAACACAGCGTCGAGGAGGCGCTTGGCGCCGTGGATATCGCCCAAGCGGTTTTTGACCGTTACTCTATCGATTTAATCTATGCCCGCCCCGGTCAGGGCGAAGGCGATTGGGCCGATGAGTTGGAGTACGCTTTGGGTTTGGTGACCGATCACATTTCGCTTTATCAACTGACCGTCGAACCCGGAACGGATTTTTTCCGTCAAAACGTTTCGGAAGCGGAAGAAGATATGGCCGCCGACCTTTATCAACTCACCCAAGAGATGTGCGACGCCGACGGTTTGCCGGCCTATGAAGTGTCCAATCACGCCCGTCCGGGTGCAGAAAGCCGCCATAATTTAAGCTATTGGCAAGGTGGTGATTACATCGGTATCGGCCCCGGCGCACACGGTCGGATCACGCAAAATGGCACAACCCATGCCACCCACCAAATCGCCGACCCAGCGCGCTGGCTTGCCAAAGTCGACAGCCAAGGTCACGGCACGGCAAAATCGAGCGAGCTGACACGCTCCGAGCGTGAAGAAGAGCTGATCTTAACCGGCTTGCGCCTATCTGAAGGCCTCAATTCTGAGCAGTTCGAAGCGCAAACCGGAACCCCGTTAATGCAGTGCCTCAATGGCCGCTCTGTCGAAAACCTCAGCAACGCGGGACTTTTGGAGATTTCCAAGCACGGCATTTGCACCACAGATGCCGGCCGCTTGATGCTGAACGGCATCATAGCACAACTGCTGGACGACGGACGCACGGACGATCCCGAACCCGATCCGTTTGCGGGCTTTAGCGGCGGCAAAATGAACTAA
- the rdgB gene encoding RdgB/HAM1 family non-canonical purine NTP pyrophosphatase: MPRKFEGGKLVIASHNPGKVREIGELLEPFGADVVSVGELGLPEPVEDGETFIDNAQIKALAAATASGHVALADDSGLCVHALGDNPGVYSARWAGPDKDFSVAMEKVETAIIDAGAEDRSAHFACALTLAWPDGHTESFEGQVHGHMTWPPRGEKGFGYDPTFIPDGFETTFAEMEPQAKHAMSHRANAFKLLVAACFEDA, encoded by the coding sequence ATGCCCCGTAAGTTTGAAGGCGGTAAGCTGGTCATCGCCAGCCACAATCCCGGCAAAGTGCGCGAAATCGGCGAATTGTTGGAACCGTTCGGCGCGGATGTCGTCTCGGTCGGCGAACTGGGCTTGCCCGAACCTGTCGAAGACGGGGAAACCTTCATCGATAACGCACAAATCAAAGCCCTGGCCGCCGCCACCGCTTCGGGTCACGTGGCCTTGGCCGATGACAGCGGGCTTTGCGTGCATGCCCTGGGCGACAACCCCGGTGTCTATTCCGCGCGCTGGGCCGGGCCGGACAAAGATTTTTCCGTCGCCATGGAAAAGGTCGAAACCGCCATCATCGATGCCGGCGCCGAAGACCGCTCCGCCCACTTCGCCTGCGCTTTAACGCTCGCATGGCCGGACGGACACACGGAAAGCTTCGAAGGCCAAGTGCACGGCCACATGACCTGGCCGCCCCGGGGCGAGAAAGGGTTCGGCTACGACCCAACCTTCATCCCCGACGGCTTCGAGACCACATTCGCAGAAATGGAGCCCCAAGCCAAACACGCCATGAGCCACCGCGCCAATGCGTTCAAACTGCTGGTCGCCGCGTGTTTTGAGGACGCTTAA
- the rph gene encoding ribonuclease PH, producing MRPSGRDLDQMRTVTIEPGFAKHAEGSCLIKFGDTHVLCAATLEERVPPWIRGQGKGWVTAEYGMLPRATNSRMNREAARGKQSGRTQEIQRLIGRSLRAITDLEAMGEMQITVDCDVIQADGGTRTASITGAYVALHLALRQAVERELIESVPLVDQVAAVSCGLYQGAAVLDLDYLEDSAAEADTNFVLTGAQGIVEIQGTAEDYPFSEDQFMELMSLAKKGVSELVELQRDVLELE from the coding sequence ATGAGACCCAGCGGCCGCGACTTGGACCAAATGCGCACCGTCACCATTGAACCCGGCTTCGCCAAACACGCCGAAGGTTCGTGCCTGATCAAGTTCGGCGACACCCACGTGTTGTGTGCCGCCACCTTGGAAGAGCGCGTGCCGCCGTGGATCCGGGGTCAGGGCAAAGGCTGGGTCACGGCGGAATACGGCATGCTGCCGCGTGCCACCAATTCGCGCATGAACCGCGAAGCCGCACGCGGCAAACAGTCGGGCCGTACTCAAGAAATTCAACGCCTGATCGGCCGCTCACTGCGCGCCATCACCGATTTGGAAGCCATGGGCGAAATGCAAATCACCGTGGACTGCGACGTCATCCAAGCCGACGGCGGCACGCGCACGGCATCCATCACCGGGGCCTATGTGGCGCTCCACTTGGCGCTGCGCCAAGCGGTGGAACGCGAACTGATTGAAAGTGTGCCCCTGGTCGATCAAGTCGCCGCCGTTTCGTGCGGACTTTACCAAGGCGCGGCTGTTTTGGATCTGGACTATTTGGAAGACAGCGCAGCGGAAGCCGACACCAACTTCGTGCTGACGGGGGCCCAAGGCATCGTCGAAATTCAAGGCACGGCGGAAGACTATCCGTTCTCCGAAGACCAGTTCATGGAGCTCATGAGCCTCGCCAAAAAAGGGGTGAGCGAACTGGTTGAGCTGCAACGCGACGTTTTGGAGCTGGAGTAA
- the hrcA gene encoding heat-inducible transcriptional repressor HrcA, producing the protein MITELNERSREIFRRIVDGYLDTGAPVGSRTLSRQSGLDISPATIRNVMADLEDAGLLCSPHTSAGRLPTELGLKLYVDGILEVGNLTKDERQSIEGECKASGTSVEGMLENATQALSGLSHLTGLVVAPKTQAPLKHIEFVSLSPGRALVVLVTENGVVENRIIEVPANILPSALVEATNYLSARLVGRTLNEAFGAIQAELTSHKAQLDALTAKVVEEGLAVWAGGDGDSSLIVRGQANLLEDMDAAADLEHIRSLFEALETKESMARLIESADIADGVQIFIGAENNLFGMSGCSMVVGPYRDTQERIIGTIGVIGPTRMNYARIIPMVDYTAKMVGRLIG; encoded by the coding sequence ATGATCACCGAACTCAACGAACGCTCCCGCGAAATCTTTCGCCGCATTGTCGACGGTTACCTGGACACAGGAGCACCGGTGGGCTCGCGCACGCTGAGCCGTCAGTCGGGGCTGGATATCTCGCCCGCGACCATCCGCAACGTCATGGCGGACTTGGAAGACGCGGGCTTGTTGTGTTCACCGCACACATCTGCAGGCCGCCTGCCGACCGAGTTGGGGCTGAAGCTTTATGTGGACGGCATTTTGGAGGTGGGCAATCTGACGAAGGACGAGCGCCAATCCATCGAGGGGGAGTGCAAAGCGTCCGGCACCTCGGTCGAGGGGATGTTGGAAAATGCCACCCAAGCCTTGTCGGGCCTGTCGCATTTGACGGGCTTGGTGGTTGCGCCCAAAACCCAGGCCCCCTTGAAGCACATTGAATTCGTCAGCCTGTCGCCGGGTCGGGCCTTGGTGGTCTTGGTCACCGAAAACGGGGTGGTGGAAAACCGCATTATAGAAGTGCCCGCCAACATCTTGCCGAGCGCCTTGGTGGAAGCGACCAATTATTTGTCGGCGCGCTTGGTGGGGCGGACCTTGAACGAAGCCTTTGGGGCGATCCAAGCCGAACTCACGTCTCACAAGGCGCAATTGGACGCGCTCACCGCCAAAGTGGTGGAAGAAGGCTTGGCCGTTTGGGCGGGCGGGGACGGGGATAGCTCTCTGATCGTGCGCGGACAGGCGAATTTGTTGGAAGACATGGACGCCGCTGCGGATTTGGAGCACATCCGGTCTTTGTTCGAAGCGCTGGAAACCAAGGAATCCATGGCGCGGCTCATCGAAAGTGCCGACATCGCCGACGGTGTGCAAATTTTTATCGGTGCGGAAAACAACCTGTTTGGCATGTCGGGCTGCTCCATGGTGGTGGGGCCCTATCGCGACACCCAAGAACGCATCATCGGCACCATCGGCGTGATCGGTCCGACGCGTATGAATTACGCCCGAATCATTCCCATGGTGGACTACACAGCGAAGATGGTGGGCCGCTTGATCGGCTAA
- a CDS encoding nucleotide exchange factor GrpE, which translates to MNTEHEVPAEDVPETPEEVAAAQADAQAEAAREIEIEIADAQEEAAAEQPEELDLEGEIAKLKDQLLRAMAEAENTRRIAAREKTDAQKYAVTNFGRDMLRVADYLSMATMAVTQEARDADSNLNNLCVGIDMTMKELLNVFEGHGIKPIKTDGVTFDHNLHEAISQEENPDVPKGTILRAQRGGFTLKDRLLRPAQVVVATGGPKPENPDAASEADTLDQAPDDAQKAYEGDGAEPGQQVDQET; encoded by the coding sequence ATGAACACAGAACACGAAGTGCCAGCCGAAGACGTTCCGGAAACGCCGGAAGAGGTCGCGGCTGCTCAAGCCGATGCCCAAGCCGAAGCCGCGCGCGAAATCGAGATCGAAATCGCCGACGCGCAAGAAGAGGCTGCCGCCGAACAGCCCGAAGAGCTTGATTTGGAAGGTGAAATCGCCAAGCTGAAAGACCAGCTGCTGCGCGCCATGGCGGAAGCCGAAAACACGCGCCGCATTGCCGCGCGTGAAAAAACCGACGCGCAAAAGTACGCGGTCACCAACTTTGGCCGCGATATGCTGCGTGTGGCGGATTATTTGTCCATGGCGACCATGGCGGTGACCCAGGAAGCCCGCGATGCGGATTCCAACCTCAACAACCTGTGTGTCGGCATCGACATGACCATGAAGGAACTGTTGAACGTCTTTGAAGGCCACGGCATCAAGCCGATTAAGACCGATGGCGTGACGTTCGACCACAATCTGCACGAAGCGATCAGCCAAGAAGAAAACCCGGACGTGCCCAAAGGCACCATCCTGCGCGCTCAGCGCGGTGGGTTTACCTTGAAAGACCGTTTGTTGCGTCCCGCCCAGGTGGTTGTCGCCACCGGTGGCCCGAAACCGGAAAACCCGGATGCGGCGTCAGAGGCGGACACTTTGGACCAAGCCCCGGACGATGCCCAAAAGGCTTATGAAGGCGACGGTGCCGAGCCCGGTCAGCAAGTGGACCAAGAAACCTAA